The following are encoded together in the Phaseolus vulgaris cultivar G19833 chromosome 9, P. vulgaris v2.0, whole genome shotgun sequence genome:
- the LOC137820150 gene encoding sister chromatid cohesion protein PDS5 homolog C-like gives MATTTTDKELEEQLLEAGNKLADPPSSVEELLSLLDQVESFLSRVEQSPSNSMQIALSPSLKALIADKLLRHSDDDVKVAVASCISEITRITAPEAPYDDDQMKEVFQVIVSSFENLHDKLSRSYAKRTSILETVAKVRSCVVMLDLECDALILEMFQHFFKAIREHHPENVFSSMETIMTLVLEESEDISLDLLSTLLATVKKDDEEAFPIAKKLGERVLESCATKLKPYLVQAVKSLGIPMGDYSLVLSSICQDTSDTLEKNDTCVTSEHVEDKVDLAKQPREDSAHVDEKDPREVTPSQQENPDVNISPKSVMSNGVEEDTLADSKSIKKQEDADCSNHSEGLNISGHEACNDLDPEKVDNSKNKPEQSTKRRRKKSSSSTKSAKLSKGQVAPNDKETEKMLNYESNSKKVPSSPHEDHFVEAAGPSQNNKEIDAKTSSPKACNNESEVASPPSESLHDENRLKKHGRTKKKDGPIKSVAGEDVSKVSGGASDSEARPARRSMKKAPGQNSVKKTSVVDSVKKGSAAANDADAKKHSAKKLDENKKGSGGSSSKQIGDKKKGGRVKANSETDLAKSTAMEVDREVVSSPRSGTKSTKDESSEETPRANVKRKRTSGKENESDVKEYGENLVGSRVKVWWPEDREFYKGVIHSFYSGKKKHKVLYDDGDEETLNLVKEKWKFIEADSDADEEGQSDRESLDASTDMPPKKKGKTSVGESTKQGKVDDSSKSGGAATPSRSKGSMKSSQKSKDGNKSKDSKTISKSEDRVSRKSKDSTPKSGSSKPVAAAKKMSNKSKNPDTSKISDSKDDDTSKPKSAAKSKQETQRSGKSKQETLKTAISRGKPLKSGGKSDVNGTGKVKSGLLKRKYAEDENSDA, from the exons CAAGTAGAGAGTTTCTTATCAAGGGTTGAACAGTCACCTTCAAACTCTATGCAAATTGCACTCTCTCCATCATTGAAAGCATTGATTGCAGACAAACTTTTGAGGCACTCAGATGATGATGTCAAAGTTGCAGTTGCCTCTTGCATCAGTGAAATAACAAGAATCACTGCACCTGAAGCTCCTTATGATGATGATCAAATGAAG GAGGTCTTTCAAGTAATAGTATCTTCATTTGAAAATCTACATGATAAGTTAAGTCGATCATATGCAAAGAGGACCTCAATTCTTGAAACTGTTGCAAAAGTCAGATCATGTGTCGTAATGCTGGATCTTGAATGTGATGCCCTGATTTTGGAGATGTTTCAGCATTTCTTTAAAGCAATAAG GGAACATCATCCAGAAAATGTTTTTTCATCCATGGAAACAATTATGACCCTTGTTCTAGAGGAAAGTGAAGATATATCCTTAGACCTTCTGTCTACACTTCTGGCCACAGTTAAAAAAGATGACGAG GAAGCTTTTCCAATTGCCAAAAAATTGGGTGAGAGGGTCCTTGAAAGTTGTGCAACCAAGCTTAAACCCTATTTGGTTCAAGCAGTGAAATCCTTGGGTATACCTATGGGTGATTATAGTTTGGTACTTTCTTCAATATGCCAAGACACATCTGATACCCTGGAGAAAAATGATACATGTGTTACTAGTGAGCACGTG GAAGATAAGGTTGATTTGGCAAAACAGCCACGTGAGGATTCAGCACAT GTAGACGAGAAGGATCCAAGGGAAGTTACACCCTCTCAACAAGAAAATCCTGATGTAAATATATCTCCAAAGTCGGTCATGAGCAATGGTGTTGAAGAAGATACTTTAGCTGATTCCAAGTCCATTAAAAAGCAAGAGGATGCTGACTGCTCTAATCACTCTGAAGGTTTGAATATATCTGGTCATGAAGCGTGTAATGATTTAGACCCTGAAAAAGTTGACAATAGTAAAAATAAGCCAGAACAATCTACCAAGAGACGACGGAAGAAATCAAGCTCTTCAACTAAATCTGCTAAACTTTCCAAGGGTCAAGTTGCTCCTAATGATAAGGAAACTGAGAAAATGCTCAACTATGAAAGCAACAGCAAGAAAGTACCCAGTTCTCCTCATGAGGACCATTTTGTTGAAGCAGCAGGACCTTCACAGAACAACAAAGAAATTGATGCTAAGACTTCATCACCAAAGGCATGCAACAATGAATCTGAAGTTGCTTCTCCACCAAGTGAGAGCCTCCATGATGAGAATCGATTAAAGAAACATGGACGAACAAAAAAGAAAGACGGCCCTATAAAATCTGTGGCTGGAGAGGATGTTTCCAAGGTGTCTGGAGGAGCTAGTGATTCAGAAGCCAGACCTGCTAGGCGGTCAATGAAAAAGGCACCCGGTCAGAACTCTGTGAAAAAAACTAGTGTTGTAGATTCAGTTAAAAAGGGAAGTGCGGCAGCAAATGACGCAGATGCTAAAAAGCACTCAGCGAAGAAATTAGATGAAAACAAAAAGGGTAGTGGTGGATCCTCTTCAAAGCAGATTGGGGACAAGAAAAAGGGAGGGAGGGTGAAAGCTAACTCTGAAACAGACCTTGCAAAATCAACTGCTATGGAAGTGGACAGG gaAGTGGTTTCTTCTCCGAGGTCTGGTACAAAATCAACTAAAGATGAAAGTTCAGAGGAGACTCCCAGGGCAAATGTGAAAAGGAAACGCACTtcaggaaaagaaaat GAGTCGGATGTGAAGGAATATGGTGAAAACCTTGTTGGTTCAAGGGTCAAAGTTTGGTGGCCTGAGGATCGTGA GTTTTACAAAGGTGTTATCCATTCTTTTTATTCTGGCAAAAAGAAGCACAAG GTCTTGTACGATGATGGTGATGAAGAAACATTAAATCTCGTGAAGGAAAAATGGAAGTTCATTGAAGCTGACTCAGATGCAGATGAG GAAGGACAAAGTGATCGTGAAAGTCTCGATGCTTCCACTGATAT GCCACCGAAGAAGAAAGGGAAAACTAGTGTTGGCGAATCAACCAAGCAAGGAAAGGTGGATGATTCCTCCAAAAG CGGTGGAGCAGCAACACCCAGTAGATCAAAGGGTTCCATGAAGTCTAGCCAAAAGTCCAAAGATGGCAACAAATCCAAAGATTCCAAGACTATTAGCAAATCTGAGGACCGAGTTAGTAGAAAATCTAAGGACAGCACTCCTAAAAGTGGTAGCAGTAAACCTGTTGCAGCTGCTAAGAAAATGAGTAATAAATCCAAAAACCCTGATACTTCCAAGATTAGCGATTCAAAGGATGATGATACTAGCAAGCCAAAATCCGCTGCCAAGTCTAAGCAAGAAACTCAAAGAAGTGGGAAATCCAAGCAAGAAACCTTGAAGACTGCCATTTCCAGAGGAAAACCTCTTAAAAGTGGTGGAAAGAGTGATGTTAATGGTACTGGCAAGGTGAAATCCGGTTTATTGAAGAGAAAATATGCGGAGGATGAAAATTCAGATGCTTGA